The Candidatus Polarisedimenticolia bacterium genome includes a window with the following:
- the mtnA gene encoding S-methyl-5-thioribose-1-phosphate isomerase produces MFKTIDWEGGAVVMLDQTRLPGEVIYRRYENAEEVAEAIRSMVIRGAPAIGVAAAMGIALGMRDFDGATVEQQKHRMAELGKLFAATRPTAVNLFWAIQRMTRIYEEASARGAVGVVGTLEKAAVAIRDEDVELNKRMGGHGQALIPEGSRVLTHCNAGALATAGYGTALGVIRAAVERGKKVRVLADETRPFLQGARLTAWELAQDGIDVTLITDNAAGHFIARGEVDLAIVGADRIAANGDVANKIGTYTVAVLARENQIPFYVAAPLSTIDLSLTSGSQIPIEERDPEEVKRAGTTRMAPEQVAARHPAFDVTPARYITAIVTEAGVARAPYEKSLRALFEAAS; encoded by the coding sequence ATGTTCAAGACCATCGACTGGGAGGGCGGCGCGGTCGTCATGCTGGACCAGACCCGCCTCCCGGGAGAAGTGATCTACCGCCGTTATGAGAATGCCGAGGAGGTCGCCGAGGCGATCCGCTCGATGGTGATCCGCGGCGCGCCGGCCATCGGCGTGGCGGCGGCCATGGGGATTGCGCTGGGGATGAGGGATTTCGACGGCGCCACGGTCGAGCAGCAGAAGCACCGGATGGCCGAGCTGGGAAAGCTGTTTGCGGCGACACGGCCGACGGCGGTCAACCTGTTCTGGGCGATTCAGCGGATGACACGGATCTACGAAGAGGCCTCGGCGCGCGGCGCCGTGGGGGTGGTGGGAACGCTGGAGAAGGCCGCGGTGGCGATCCGGGACGAAGACGTGGAGCTGAACAAGCGAATGGGCGGTCATGGCCAAGCGCTGATTCCGGAGGGCTCCCGCGTCCTGACGCACTGCAACGCCGGCGCGCTGGCGACGGCCGGCTACGGCACGGCGCTGGGAGTCATCCGGGCGGCCGTGGAGCGCGGCAAGAAGGTGCGCGTCCTGGCGGATGAGACGCGGCCCTTCCTGCAAGGAGCGCGGCTGACCGCCTGGGAGCTGGCCCAGGACGGCATCGACGTCACCCTGATCACCGACAACGCCGCCGGGCATTTCATCGCGCGCGGCGAGGTCGATCTGGCCATCGTCGGGGCCGACCGGATTGCCGCCAACGGCGATGTGGCCAACAAGATCGGCACTTACACCGTGGCGGTCCTGGCGCGCGAGAACCAGATTCCTTTCTACGTGGCGGCGCCGCTCTCGACCATCGACCTTTCGCTGACGTCCGGCTCGCAGATCCCGATCGAGGAGAGAGACCCGGAGGAGGTGAAGCGGGCCGGCACGACCCGGATGGCTCCGGAGCAGGTGGCGGCCCGGCACCCCGCCTTCGACGTCACGCCGGCGCGTTACATCACCGCCATCGTGACCGAGGCGGGCGTGGCGCGCGCTCCCTACGAAAAGAGCCTGCGAGCGTTGTTCGAGGCGGCCTCCTGA
- the tsaD gene encoding tRNA (adenosine(37)-N6)-threonylcarbamoyltransferase complex transferase subunit TsaD, with amino-acid sequence MLILGIETSCDETAVAVLRDATILSNVVSSQAKVHEKYGGVVPELASRHHIENIDVVLDLALKEAGVGLQDLEGIAVTRGPGLVGSLLVGISVAKALGYVLEIPFTGVNHLEGHVRSPFLEQPDLPLPALCLVASGGHTSLYVVREDGGCACLARTRDDAAGEAFDKVAKLMGLGYPGGPVIDRLARDGNPDAVHLPKAKMTDGTLDFSFSGLKTAVLRYVREQGLPENAYPAPDPDQGVKDLLASFQKAAVEYLVDNTVKAARRERVPTLCLAGGVACNSRLRAELGEIARKEAWRFHAVSPALALDNAAMIAFAGKRRLERGEADDLTLNADPNLGYEGRGWIRS; translated from the coding sequence ATGCTGATCCTGGGCATCGAGACCTCCTGCGACGAGACGGCGGTAGCGGTCCTGCGCGACGCCACCATCCTCTCGAACGTCGTCTCCTCGCAGGCCAAGGTGCACGAGAAGTATGGCGGCGTCGTGCCGGAGCTGGCCTCGCGCCATCACATCGAGAATATCGACGTGGTCCTGGACCTGGCGCTGAAGGAGGCCGGGGTCGGGCTGCAGGATCTCGAAGGGATCGCCGTCACCCGCGGACCCGGGCTGGTGGGCTCGCTTCTGGTCGGGATCTCGGTCGCCAAGGCGCTCGGCTACGTGCTGGAGATCCCGTTCACCGGCGTGAACCACCTGGAAGGGCACGTCCGTTCGCCATTCCTCGAGCAGCCCGACCTGCCGCTGCCGGCGCTTTGCCTGGTCGCCTCGGGGGGCCATACCTCTTTATATGTGGTGCGGGAGGACGGTGGGTGCGCCTGCCTGGCGCGCACGCGCGACGACGCGGCCGGGGAAGCCTTCGACAAGGTGGCGAAGCTGATGGGGCTGGGGTATCCGGGCGGCCCCGTGATCGACCGTCTGGCGCGCGATGGAAACCCGGACGCCGTTCATCTCCCCAAAGCGAAAATGACCGACGGCACGCTCGATTTCTCATTCTCGGGTCTGAAGACCGCCGTCCTGCGTTACGTGCGCGAGCAGGGCCTTCCGGAGAATGCCTATCCGGCGCCCGATCCCGATCAGGGCGTGAAGGATCTCCTGGCCTCGTTCCAGAAGGCGGCGGTGGAATATCTCGTGGACAACACCGTCAAGGCGGCGCGGCGCGAGCGGGTCCCGACCCTGTGCCTGGCGGGAGGTGTGGCCTGCAACAGCCGGCTCCGCGCCGAGCTGGGGGAGATCGCCCGTAAGGAAGCCTGGCGCTTTCACGCGGTCAGCCCGGCGCTGGCGCTGGACAATGCGGCGATGATCGCCTTTGCCGGCAAGCGCCGCCTGGAGCGCGGCGAAGCGGACGACCTGACGCTGAACGCCGATCCGAACCTGGGTTACGAAGGACGGGGATGGATTCGAAGCTGA
- the lepA gene encoding translation elongation factor 4 — protein sequence MDSKLIRNFCIIAHIDHGKSTLADRILELTGALEKREMEDQVLDDMDLERERGITIKAHAVALDYKADDGKTYRLNLIDTPGHVDFSYEVSRSISACEGALLVVDASQGVEAQTLANTHLASEHNLEIIPVINKIDLPSAEPEKVKEQIENIIGLDCSGAILASAKDGKGVHEVLEALIERLPSPKGSLESPLKALVFDSWYDSFRGVIILVKLLDGTMKRRTKVRFMATGKEYEIEDVGVFTPKMRPTDELSVGEVGFVIAGIKNASETKIGDTITEAARPTSEPFPGFQEMKPMVFAGVYPNGETTYENLRDALDRLRLNDASFSVEPETSDALGFGYRCGFLGLLHMEIVQQRLERHHDLDLITTAPSVRYRVTTTDGSVVEVSNPAKLPPTGSIAKYEEPIILALILTPPEYVGAILALCQDRRGIQKELKYVTTTRVLISYELPLNEVVMDFYDKLKTLSRGYASLDYHLAGWRDADLVKLDILVNGDPVDALSLIVHKERAYFRGRALASKLREVIPRQLFEVAIQAAVGSKIIARETVSAMRKNVLAKCYGGDITRKRKLLEKQKEGKKRMKKIGRVDIPQEAFLALLKLE from the coding sequence ATGGATTCGAAGCTGATCCGGAATTTCTGCATCATCGCCCACATCGACCACGGCAAATCCACGCTCGCCGACCGGATCCTGGAGCTGACGGGAGCGCTGGAGAAGCGGGAGATGGAGGACCAGGTCCTCGACGACATGGACCTGGAGCGCGAGCGCGGCATCACCATCAAGGCGCACGCCGTGGCGCTCGACTACAAGGCCGATGACGGAAAGACCTATCGCCTCAATCTCATCGACACGCCGGGGCACGTCGATTTCTCTTACGAGGTGTCGCGCAGCATCTCGGCCTGCGAGGGAGCGCTGCTGGTGGTGGACGCCTCGCAGGGCGTGGAGGCGCAGACGCTGGCCAACACGCATCTGGCCTCCGAGCACAACCTCGAAATCATCCCGGTCATCAACAAGATCGACCTGCCGAGCGCCGAGCCGGAGAAGGTGAAGGAGCAGATCGAGAACATCATCGGGCTGGATTGCTCCGGGGCAATCCTCGCCTCGGCCAAGGATGGCAAGGGAGTCCACGAGGTCCTGGAGGCGCTGATCGAGCGGCTTCCGTCGCCCAAGGGATCGCTCGAGAGCCCGCTGAAGGCGCTGGTCTTCGACTCCTGGTACGACTCGTTTCGCGGCGTCATCATCCTGGTGAAGCTGCTGGACGGCACCATGAAGCGCAGGACGAAGGTGCGCTTCATGGCGACGGGGAAGGAGTACGAGATCGAGGATGTCGGCGTCTTCACGCCGAAGATGCGCCCGACCGACGAGCTGTCGGTGGGCGAAGTCGGCTTCGTCATCGCCGGCATCAAGAATGCTTCGGAGACGAAGATCGGCGACACCATCACCGAGGCGGCGCGTCCCACCTCAGAGCCCTTCCCCGGCTTCCAGGAGATGAAGCCGATGGTCTTCGCCGGCGTCTATCCCAACGGCGAGACGACCTACGAGAACCTGCGCGACGCGCTCGACCGGCTGCGGCTGAACGACGCATCCTTCTCCGTGGAGCCGGAGACCTCCGACGCCCTCGGCTTCGGCTACCGCTGCGGCTTTCTGGGACTGCTGCACATGGAGATCGTGCAGCAGCGGCTGGAGCGCCACCACGACCTGGACCTGATCACCACCGCTCCGTCGGTACGCTACCGGGTGACCACCACCGACGGCTCGGTCGTGGAGGTGAGCAATCCCGCGAAGCTGCCGCCGACCGGCAGCATCGCCAAGTACGAGGAGCCGATCATTCTGGCGCTGATCCTGACGCCGCCGGAATATGTCGGGGCGATCCTGGCGCTGTGCCAGGATCGGCGCGGCATCCAGAAGGAGCTCAAGTACGTCACCACCACGCGGGTGCTGATCTCCTACGAGCTGCCGCTGAACGAGGTGGTGATGGATTTCTACGACAAGCTGAAGACGCTGTCCCGCGGCTACGCCTCGCTGGACTATCATCTGGCGGGGTGGCGGGACGCCGACCTCGTCAAGCTCGATATTCTGGTGAACGGCGATCCGGTCGACGCGCTTTCGCTGATCGTCCACAAGGAGCGCGCCTACTTCCGGGGGCGGGCGCTGGCCAGCAAGCTGCGCGAGGTCATCCCGCGGCAGCTCTTCGAGGTGGCGATCCAGGCGGCCGTCGGCAGCAAGATCATCGCTCGCGAGACGGTCTCCGCCATGCGCAAGAACGTGCTGGCCAAGTGCTACGGCGGCGACATCACCCGCAAGCGCAAGCTGCTTGAAAAGCAGAAGGAAGGCAAGAAGCGGATGAAGAAGATCGGCCGCGTCGACATCCCCCAGGAAGCCTTCCTGGCGCTCCTCAAGCTGGAGTAG
- the lepB gene encoding signal peptidase I yields MVPRRSYLHDYFQAAIVAIIIALFVRTYLVQAFQIPSASMERSILVGDHVLVNKFIFGPLSSRVGHDILPVSEVKRFDVIVFKFPDAPEKDYVKRVIGEPGDEVKIENGVVLVRRAGNTTFDTLSEQYVQHIDPIDGPDPDHLNNREPLKVPADSYYVLGDNRDDSRDSRDWGFVPRDQIRGKVLMVYWSVDLPPPPLENAPEKGGLAAMWDSLSNSYGRTRWGRTFHVVR; encoded by the coding sequence ATGGTGCCGCGCCGCTCCTACCTGCACGATTACTTCCAGGCCGCCATCGTCGCCATCATCATTGCCTTGTTCGTGCGCACCTACCTGGTGCAGGCCTTCCAGATTCCTTCCGCCTCGATGGAGCGCAGCATCCTGGTGGGCGACCACGTCCTGGTCAACAAGTTCATCTTCGGGCCGCTGTCCAGCCGGGTCGGACACGACATCCTGCCGGTGAGCGAGGTGAAGCGCTTCGACGTGATCGTCTTCAAGTTCCCCGACGCTCCGGAGAAAGATTACGTCAAGCGGGTGATCGGCGAGCCGGGAGACGAGGTGAAGATCGAGAACGGCGTCGTCCTGGTCCGCCGTGCCGGGAACACCACCTTCGACACGCTGTCCGAGCAATACGTCCAGCACATCGACCCGATCGACGGGCCGGATCCCGATCACTTGAACAACCGGGAGCCGTTGAAGGTCCCCGCCGACAGCTACTACGTCCTGGGCGACAATCGGGACGACAGCCGCGACAGCCGGGACTGGGGGTTCGTGCCGCGTGACCAGATCCGCGGCAAGGTGCTGATGGTCTACTGGTCCGTGGACCTTCCGCCCCCGCCCCTGGAGAATGCGCCGGAGAAAGGCGGACTGGCGGCGATGTGGGACTCGCTCTCCAACAGCTACGGCCGCACCCGCTGGGGCAGGACCTTCCACGTCGTCCGCTGA
- a CDS encoding O-acetyl-ADP-ribose deacetylase, which translates to MTLSARVADITTLQLDAIVNAANEELAPGGGVCGAIHRAAGPELARACAALGGCPTGEARMTPGFRLPAKWVIHAVGPRWQGGGSGEAELLAGAYRNALRLASERGLRSIAFPAISTGIYGYPLPEATGVAVATIREALRAPSSIETVVFACFSDEVLSAYRQAGVEDMNHGEPS; encoded by the coding sequence ATGACTCTTTCCGCCCGGGTGGCCGACATCACGACCCTTCAGCTCGATGCGATCGTCAATGCGGCGAACGAGGAGCTCGCTCCGGGTGGGGGCGTCTGCGGTGCCATTCACCGCGCCGCAGGACCGGAGCTGGCGCGCGCCTGCGCGGCGCTGGGTGGATGTCCGACCGGGGAAGCGCGCATGACGCCGGGCTTCCGGCTGCCGGCGAAATGGGTGATCCACGCGGTCGGACCGCGCTGGCAGGGAGGCGGGAGCGGCGAGGCGGAGCTTCTCGCGGGAGCTTACCGCAACGCCCTGCGGCTGGCTTCCGAGCGCGGCCTGCGCAGCATCGCCTTCCCGGCCATCAGCACCGGGATTTATGGATATCCGTTACCCGAAGCGACCGGCGTCGCGGTCGCGACCATTCGCGAGGCGCTGCGCGCCCCTTCGTCGATCGAGACGGTCGTCTTCGCCTGTTTCAGCGACGAGGTCCTGTCCGCGTACCGGCAGGCCGGTGTGGAGGATATGAACCATGGGGAGCCATCATGA
- a CDS encoding polyphosphate kinase 2 family protein yields MKPREERRVERFIDPFRITDGSGFRMDDIDPADTRGVKSKEEAEGLLRRGVTMLAEMQEKLYAQDRWAVLLIFQAMDAAGKDGAIKHVLSGINPQGCQVYSFKAPSSEDLDHDFMWRCARNLPERGRIGIFNRSYYEEVLVVRVHPHFLDAQRLPPRLVTRKIWEERYEDINGFERYLSRNGVFILKFFLHVSKEEQKRRFLSRLEEPEKNWKFSLADAREREHWKEYMKAYERMIRRTSAPHAPWFVIPADHKWFTRLAVAAAIVDGLNGLDLQFPKVDKAKRRELEKARLALLAQKD; encoded by the coding sequence ATGAAGCCGCGTGAGGAGCGCAGGGTCGAGCGATTCATCGACCCGTTCCGGATTACCGACGGCAGCGGTTTCCGGATGGACGACATCGACCCCGCCGACACGCGAGGGGTGAAATCCAAGGAGGAGGCCGAAGGGCTGCTCCGGCGCGGCGTGACCATGCTCGCGGAGATGCAGGAGAAGCTCTACGCGCAGGACCGCTGGGCGGTCCTGCTGATATTCCAGGCGATGGACGCCGCGGGGAAGGATGGCGCCATCAAGCATGTCCTGTCGGGCATCAACCCGCAGGGATGCCAGGTCTACTCCTTCAAGGCCCCCTCTTCGGAGGATCTGGATCACGACTTCATGTGGCGCTGCGCGCGCAACCTGCCGGAGCGGGGGAGGATCGGGATTTTCAACCGCTCCTACTACGAAGAGGTCCTGGTGGTGCGGGTCCACCCGCACTTCCTCGACGCACAGCGGCTGCCGCCCAGGCTGGTCACCCGGAAGATCTGGGAGGAGCGCTACGAGGATATCAACGGCTTCGAGCGCTACCTGTCGCGCAACGGCGTCTTCATCCTCAAGTTCTTCCTACACGTCTCGAAGGAGGAGCAGAAGCGCCGCTTCCTGTCGCGCCTGGAGGAGCCCGAGAAGAACTGGAAGTTCTCGCTGGCCGACGCCCGGGAGCGCGAGCACTGGAAGGAATACATGAAGGCCTACGAGCGGATGATCCGCCGCACCAGCGCGCCGCACGCCCCCTGGTTCGTCATCCCGGCCGACCACAAGTGGTTCACCCGGCTGGCGGTGGCCGCCGCCATCGTGGACGGGCTGAACGGCCTCGATCTGCAATTCCCCAAGGTCGACAAGGCCAAGCGGCGCGAGCTGGAGAAAGCCCGTCTGGCGCTCCTGGCCCAGAAGGACTGA